Proteins encoded within one genomic window of Episyrphus balteatus chromosome 1, idEpiBalt1.1, whole genome shotgun sequence:
- the LOC129906711 gene encoding uncharacterized protein LOC129906711, whose protein sequence is MQGMLEAFMAKSEVSVNLLASKIENDNAEEVDEELQLDEIFPLTSVQQNEEMEEKLHQNGLLKKKLVRKLSSYGGVNGMKTIRTICKCIFTDPLLAEHSWLGTNAKKSFSQYKFLYKTILEAVRSRYPTYSEAEGASFFKGFLKQAPFRMGKPSTNTSSNTSSCL, encoded by the exons ATGCAAGGAATGCTGGAGGCATTCATGGCGAAGTCCGAAGTTTCGGTCAATTTGTTGGcgtccaaaattgaaaatgacaaTGCAGAGGAAGTGGATGAGGAACTGCAACTTGATGAAATTTTCCCACTTACCTCTGTCCAACAAAATGAGGAAATGGAGGAAAAACTCCATCAAAatggattgttaaaaaaaaaattg gtCCGTAAGTTGAGCTCATATGGGGGGGTCAACGGAATGAAAACGATCCGCACTATTTGCAAGTGCATTTTTACAGATCCACTACTGGCAGAACATTCTTGGCTGGGGACTAATGCCAAAAAAAGTTTCAGCCAATACAAGTTCCTATATAAAACTATATTGGAAGCGGTCCGATCAAGGTACCCCACCTATAGTGAAGCCGAGGGTGCTTCATTTTTTAAAGGGTTTTTGAAGCAAGCCCCATTTCGAATGGGAAAACCGTCCac AAATACCAGTTCCAACACCAGCTCCTGCCTCTGA